A region of Salvelinus alpinus chromosome 6, SLU_Salpinus.1, whole genome shotgun sequence DNA encodes the following proteins:
- the LOC139577781 gene encoding NLR family CARD domain-containing protein 3-like, with the protein MSLSGEREEGTTASKMSLSGEREEETTASKMSLSGERKEGTTASKISLSGEREEETTASKMTQDTSSKSVQKPRAESPTTSLLSMKSDQPPAFSQEPLPDDNKEVESLDSEDALKITHNLLDRRSQTLLTVQQDIKANLKHKYQHISEGIGHHGNQSLFKDIYTELYITEGGSGGLNNEHEVRQIEMASKKQTTQETPIKCNDIFKPLPGQDKPIRTVLTKGIAGIGKTVSVQKVILDWAEGKANQDVHFMFPLPFRDLNLKKDQYSLMQLLSHYFPELKEIDSIEDGETKTQPSVFIFDGLDECRLPLDFKNNEKCCDVTKPTSVDVLLTNLIEGNLLPSALLWITSRPAAANQIPPECVDQVTEVRGFNDPQKEEYFRKKITDQNMANDIIKHMKTSRSLHIMCHMPVFCWISATVLEMILKVAEKDEVPKTLTQMYSHFVLIQLIVKNKKYNKATETNPKELSQSDKEMILKLAKLAFQQLQKGNLIFYEEDLRECGLDVTEASEYSALCTEIFKEESGMYQEKVYSFVHLSIQEFLAAVHALESCLDKKENVFSTTSDDDDYYDDEEESIQLSDLHRSAVDQALKSENGHLDLFLRFLLGLSLESNQNLLRGLLTQTGSTTQTNEETVQRTVRYLSDNIERESSPERIINLFHCLNELGANSLVEDMQTSLHSGTLSETELKPDQCSALAYLLLMSEEVLEEFDLKTYNTSEKGYQRLLPVVKTCKRAL; encoded by the exons atgagtctctctggggagagagaggaggggaccactgcctctaaaatgagtctctctggggagagagaggaggaaaccactgcctctaaaatgagtctctctggggagagaaaggaggggaccactgcctctaaaattagcctctctggggagagagaggaggagactacTGCCTCCAAAATGACTCAAGACACCAGTTCTAAGAG TGTCCAGAAGCCCAGAGCAGAGTCACCTACAACCAGCCTGCTATCAATGAAGAGTGATCAGCCACCTGCTTTCAGCCAGGAACCATTACCAGATGACAATAAGGAAGTGGAGAGTTTGGACAGTGAGGATGCATTAAAGATCACACACAACCTTCTGGACAGAAGAA GTCAAACTCTGCTGACAGTCCAACAAGacattaaggctaatctgaaacaCAAGTATCAACACATATCTGAAGGAATTGGACACCATGGAAACCAAAGTCTGTTCAAGGACatctacacagagctctacatcacagagggtggaaGTGGAGGGCTCAATAATGAACATGAGGTTAGACAGATAGAGATGGCATCCAAGAAACAAACCACACAAGAGACACCAATCAAATGCAACGACATCTTCAAGCCTTTACCTGGACAAGACAAACCTATCAGAACTGTGCTGACAAAAGGAATtgctggcattggaaaaacagtctctgtgcagaagGTCATCCTTGACTGGGCAGAGGGAAAAGCAAATCAGGACGTTCATTTCATGTTTCCTCTTCCTTTCCGTGATCTGAACCTGAAAAAGGACCAATACAGTCTGATGCAACTTCTTTCCCACTACTTCCCAGAGCTGAAAGAGATTGACAGCATTGAAGATGGTGAAACCAAAACACAACCTTCTGTTTTCATttttgatggtctggatgagtgtCGACTTCCTCTAGACTTCAAAAACAATGAGAAGTGCTGTGATGTCACGAAGCCAACCTCAGTGGACGTGCTGCTGACAAACCTCATCGAGGGgaatctgcttccctctgctctcctctggataACCTCACGGCCTGCAGCAGCCAATCAGATCCCTCCTGAGTgtgttgaccaggtgacagaggtacgagggttcaatgatccacagaaggaggagtacttcaggaagaAAATCACAGATCAGAATATGGCCAATGATATCATCAAACACATGAAgacatcaaggagcctccacatcatgtgccacatgCCAGTCTTCTGTTGGATATCAGCCACTGTCCTTGAGATGATACTGAAAGTGGCAGAGAAGGATGAAGTCCCCAAAACTCTGACCCAGATGTACTCACACTTCGTGCTCATCCAACTCATTGTGAAGAACAAGAAGTACAACAAAGCCACAGAGACAAACCCAAAGGAACTGTCTCAGTCAGACAAAGAGATGATCCTGAAACTGGCAAAGCTGGCTTTCCAACAGCTGCAGAAGGGCAACCTGATCTTCTATGAGGAGGACCTGAGAGAGTGTGGCCTTGATGTCACAGAGGCATCAGAGTACTCAGCATTGTGTACAGAGATCTTTAAAGAAGAATCTGGGATGTACCAAGAGAAGGTCTACAGCTTTGTGCATCTGAGTATTCAGGAGTTTCTAGCAGCAGTGCATGCTTTAGAATCATGTCTGGACAAGAAGGAAAATGTTTTCTCCACcactagtgatgatgatgattattatgATGATGAAGAGGAGTCAATCCAGTTGTCTGACTTACACAGGAGCGCAGTGGACCAGGCCTTGAAGAGTGAGAATGGACACCTGGACCTGTTCCTCCGCTTCCTTCTGGGTCTctcactggagtccaatcagaaTCTGTTACGAGGCCTTCTGACACAGACAGGAAGTACAACACAGACCAATGAGGAAACAGTTCAGAGAACAGTCAGGTACCTTTCAGACAACATCGAAAGGGAATCCTCACCAGAAAGGATCATCAACTtgttccactgtctgaatgaactTGGTGCCAACTCTCTAGTTGAAGACATGCAGACCTCCCTGCATTCAGGAACTCTTTCAGAAACAGAGCTAAAACCTGACCAATGTTCAGCCCTGGCCTACCTGTTACTGATGTCAGAGGAGGTGCTGGAGGAGTTTGACCTGAAGACATACAACACATCAGAGAAAGGTTATCAGAGGTTGCTGCCGGTCGTGAAAACCTGCAAGAGAGCACTGTGA